The Oncorhynchus gorbuscha isolate QuinsamMale2020 ecotype Even-year linkage group LG08, OgorEven_v1.0, whole genome shotgun sequence DNA window GTTGTACATtgacacacacataaaaacagtAACAGATGCATTACAAATTGATCACAGTTTGCTTGCAGcaccccactgggcacaaacgtcAATTTAACGTATATTCCAAATTGGTTCTACGTAAATTTAATTGAAATTGCGTTGAAACAACATTGACTCAACcaatgtgtgcccagtgggaccgAAGTTTTTCCAAATAGGTACATTTTCTTTTCATAAGAGACTGTACATGACTCCAACTTCTAAACAATGAAATCTGTATTCAGACAGGAAATAGTAGCTAGTCCAAAAAAAGCTTATTCATAGCCCTCGTCGATCCCTTTTGCAAAGGATCTTTTTGAAAGACCTCCTGAAGTCATTGTTGAATATAGTGTATATGACTGGATTCAGCGAGCTATTGCAGTATCCGAACCAGAAAAAGAAATTGAACAATGACTCAGGGACACAGCAAGAGTCACATATTGCGGTGAGTGTGTACGTGAAGAAGAAGGGGAACCAGCAGACAACAAACACTCCCATGACCACAGCCAGAACAAATGTGAAGCGCTTCTCTCTGTTCTGCCTTCCTTTCCACCGGCTCACATTCACATACTGCTGTGCATCATCACCTTTAGGGGACGGTTCTCCTAGTTTCACCTGACACACTTTGGTCTTTTCCTTGCTCCGCTTCATTTTGATGGAGCACTGGTTCTCATTCCCATCAGACGAGGAGCACTCTTCCTCCATATTTAGTCCATTgacctcctcgtcctcctccactccatctccccctcctttgttccctctctccaaaGGGTCCTGCTGAACTAAGCCATACGGACTTTTCTCTGGATTATtgttttctcttctcctctcacccgGAGGGGCCCTGGTTCTCTTCTTGGCAACCTGGTAAATTCGAACGTACACCAGAATCATGATCACACATGGGGCGAAGAATGAGGCGGTGCTGGAGAATATGATGTACCACTTCTCCTCATTGATCTTACATGTGGGACCCTCCTCTTTGGCTCCTTCCTTCTCCATCGAAATGAGAGGTGGGAATGATATAATGGCAGCCAGCACCCACACAAATAACACTATACATTTGATCCTGCGTGGGGTCCTTTTTGAGTTGTACTCAATGGCTTGAGTGACCGACCAGTATCTGTCCAGACTTATGGCACACAGATGCGTGATGGACGAGGTGCAGAACAGAACATCCAGGGCCAGGTAGATCTCACACCACACTTGACCAAAGTACCAATATCCCATCAGTTCATTAGCCAGAGAAAAGGGCATCACCAGAGTGGCCACTAAAATGTCTGCACATGCTAAGGACACTAAAAACAAGTTCTGAGGGGCTCTTAGGGCCCGGCTGGTGAACACAGCGATGACAACTAGGACATTGCCGAACACTGTGAGTAGAATAAGGATACCCACCAGTATTGTCAGAGGCACAGAAGTCTGCACAGTGTAAGGGAGCCTAGCAGGCAAAGTCCCGTTGCTGTTGGTCAAGTTATCACAACCCATAAGGATGAAGCATGTGTCTGTATAAGAAGAGTCCTTGTTCGAAGAGCCACAACCGATCCACTATTTTCACACATTTGTTAATGAAGCAGAAGTAGCCTTCATTTTTGCCCACTGGGGAAAATTATGTCATATGCACAATCTAACAAACAATCTAACAAACAATCTCAATGTTAGTTATTTTTGTTGATAAAAAAAATttgatacaaaaataaataacCAGGTAAAAGAGAAAATACTCCTTAAACAGAACTGTAGTTTTACTCCCTCTTTGTTTTCCAGCATCCACATCCTCAGCTTTACCAACTACATATTCAGGAAAAAGTGGTTAATCGTTATCCTTCAAAAACGTCAAATGGCCCCACGTTGTGCGTAGAATAGCATCTGAGCAGGATGATATTTCTCTGCCCACTGAAACAGTAGTTGGTGAAACAGACCTTTATGTGGCAGAGGATGGGATTGCTGCTTTATATATGGTTTGGAGACTCCGCTCCCCAGTCAGTATATTTCAGTGAGAATTATGGGCGGGGTCCAACTACCATCGCAGCTCCAGATTAGTGGTATTGCTGCTTTCCAAACTGAACATTGACAAAATATCGTCATTCTGAATATTCTCcgaatatacatatatattttgtattttgtgACTACGTCTACCGTTTATTAATGAGCCAAATTAGACATTGATAAAAATGTTAATGACAGGAAATATCCCAAGATAAACGCTGCAAGGAGTAAATTATAGTTTAATATACTAATTGGAGCGGGGGTTAAATTGACATGACATGTTGAAGACAACATAATGGCTTTTATTTAAGAAGACAACATATTATAGAATAAGATTTACAGTCAGAGTTGACCTTTTACAGGTAATTTGTTAGGGAGTCGAATCAAAGACACAATTGTTAAATTTAATCACCATGGACAGAAATGATTGGGATTAAAGCCCCATCTGCTGACAAGGTGCGATATGACACTTTAGGATACTGTAGTATCGCGAGAAGAACATGTTATATCAACAATCGGCATTTCCGGTTAAATTTGCTGAGGAGGAAAGGAACTGTTTTGTTGTTGTCTACGATTTGAGTTATTAGAAACAATTTAAGTGAAATCTGAATATCCTGAGTCTGTATTAATTTGAAGCAAATACGGGAAGGTAAGATTATTAATGAACATTTAATCATTTTGAATTAGTTTTTTTATTGCCAAAATTGTCATTGCTGCCAGCGGTCGCTGTGTTGTGATGATGGCCTagctgctaacgttagctatctagTGGTAGCTAACATTCTAGCTAGCGATGCCTATTTGAAATTAATTTGAAAGTCGGTAGCTAGATTTTTATACCTATCAGAGTATGGAAATATAGGTCAATAACTAACTAGTTACTTTAAAAACGAGTGAAAATGTGTTAATTAACCTTCCCTAACACCGAAatgtaactagctaacgttagctaagccTACTACTACTTAGctttgtagctagctaacttattTGCTATTTGTTGGTCGTCCCAACTtgccacaaagtcataattatAGATAAACCGCCTATATCTACAATATGTTTAAAAATCTAAATCTAACCATAAACtttaccacactgctaaccttatgcccaACCATGTCCCTTGATCATGACTCAGTGTCATTCAATTTCACACAAGTATTTGCTTTGGACAAAGCCTTCTTCGGAAGGGGGGGGACTTTTAAGAGCAGCGACGCTCGGTCGGAACATTAACACGCATCGCTTGCATTTATGTTTTGGAAGCATAAGGAGCAGATTTCATATCTTTTCAAATCGGCGGAAAAAAGGTTAACCTTTTATGGATTGTGGGTTCCCGGGCGGACATATTTCCATGTTACAGCGCTTGTTTATGAAAACAGATGGAAGACGGAGTGGAGTAGCTGTGCTAATAGGCTGTCAAACACCAGTggcgtaaagtacttaagtattaCATTAAAGTATTTATACTTCAAGTTGTATTTGGGGGTATGTGTACTAAACTATTTATATTTCAGACAACTTTTCCTGCaatacatttctaaagaaaatgtTGTACttcttactccatacattttccctgacgaCCAAAAATACTCGTTACATTTAGAATGCTTAGCCGGACAGGTAAATTgtcaaattcatgcacttatcaagagaacacgtggtcattCCTACTGTTTATTGCCTGGCAGACTAAACACATGCatatttttgtaaataatgttggagtgtgcccctggctatccgtaaattttaaaaacaagaaagttGTGGTGTTTTCTTTGCTTAATATACGGAATTTTAaataatttatacttttacttttgatacttaagtatattttagcaactacatttacttttgatatgtaagtatatttaaaaccaaatacttttagactttttctcaagtagtattttactgtctgacttttacttgagtaacattctattaaggtatctatacttttagtatgacaattgtgtactttttacaccactgaCGAACACCTGTGTTTTAACGGTAGGCAGACGCCTCAAAAGCGTTATCTTTAACTATGTTAATTAAGCGATAAGGCatggggggtgtggtatatggtcaatataccacggcttaagggctgttcttaagcataacgtggagtgcctggatacagctctTAGCCATTGTATATTggcatataccacaaacccccgaggtgccttattgctattataaactggttacaaacttaattagagcagtaaaaatatgttttgtcgtacccgtggtatacagcctgatataccacggctgtcagccaatcagcgttCAGGGCTCGTTACATCCAGGTTATAAAaccgtttttttattttttatgtagaGTAAATGTGTATTTTGTATTTGTGAAATCATTTTTTGTGATATGGAAGTAGCAATTTCTGTTCATAGAACAATACTGTAATTGAGAGTGGAATCCATAGCCAATTCATCCTTTCCGCAGAACATGTAAAGTCCTTCGATTAAGGAGTAACGTTGGTCCAATGTTGTGCTAGCCTAACCCTAGGAAATATGACTTTTGTTTCCAAAACTGGACTGCTACTCATAACCCCCCCCTTTTACAGATGAAGCCTTCGtccaattattatttatttttttcacttttatttaaccaggtaggcaagttgagaacaagttctcatttacagttgtgaccaggccaagataaatcaaagcagttcgacacatacaacaacagagttacacgtggagtaaaacaaacagtcATTAATACAGtggaaaaataagtctatatacaatgtgagcaagtgaggtgagataagggaggtaaaggcataaagggcc harbors:
- the LOC124040756 gene encoding alpha-2A adrenergic receptor-like, which produces MGCDNLTNSNGTLPARLPYTVQTSVPLTILVGILILLTVFGNVLVVIAVFTSRALRAPQNLFLVSLACADILVATLVMPFSLANELMGYWYFGQVWCEIYLALDVLFCTSSITHLCAISLDRYWSVTQAIEYNSKRTPRRIKCIVLFVWVLAAIISFPPLISMEKEGAKEEGPTCKINEEKWYIIFSSTASFFAPCVIMILVYVRIYQVAKKRTRAPPGERRRENNNPEKSPYGLVQQDPLERGNKGGGDGVEEDEEVNGLNMEEECSSSDGNENQCSIKMKRSKEKTKVCQVKLGEPSPKGDDAQQYVNVSRWKGRQNREKRFTFVLAVVMGVFVVCWFPFFFTYTLTAICDSCCVPESLFNFFFWFGYCNSSLNPVIYTIFNNDFRRSFKKILCKRDRRGL